The DNA window CAGCACCCGGACCCTGGGAGGCGTCGCGCTGGCCGCGGTCCTCACCCTGGGCGGTGCAGGCCTCGCCTCCGCCGACGGCCCGGACACCGACCGCGCCGCGGTCCCCGCGTCCTCGCAGGCATCGGCCCACGGCTACTGGACCTCGGAGCGCATGGAGGAGGCGCAGCCGGCCGACGAGCTCGTCCCGGGCGAAGGTGACGCGAGTCCGGATGTCGAGGTCGGAAGCCCGCTGACCGTCCCGGGTCAGAACGCCGCGAACCCGGACGCCAAGGGGAAGCCGGAGGGCAAGGGCAAGCCCGCTCCGCAGCCTGCGGCGGGCGCCAAGGACACCGTGGGCAAGGTCTTCTTCACCCAGGGCGGCGTGGACTACGTCTGCTCCGGCAATGCCGTCGCCTCCGGCAACGGCTCCACCGTGGCCACCGCCGGCCATTGCGTGAACGACGCCGGCACCTGGGCCACCAACTGGGTGTTCGTCCCCGGCTACGACCACGGCTCCGCTCCGTACGGCACCTGGGCGGCGACCGATCTGGTCTCCACCGACCAGTGGGTGCAGCAGGAGGACATCAGCTACGACGTGGCCTTCGCGAAGGTCGTCCCCGAGAGCGGCAGCGGCACGCTGGAGGGCACGGTCGGCACCACGGGCATCGCCTTCAACCAGGCGCGCGGCCAGCACTACACCTCCTACGGCTACCCGGCCGCCTCGCCCTTCGACGGCCAGTCCCTCGAGTCCTGCTCGGGCACCGCGAGCGATGACACGCTGGGCGGGACCCTCTCCCAAGGCATCCCCTGCAACATGACCGGTGGCTCCTCCGGTGGCCCCTGGTTCCTGGACAACGGAGCCCAGAACTCGGTGAACAGCTTCGGCTACAACACCCAGAAGGACGTCATGTACGGCCCCTACTACGGCGCTGATGCGCAGGACGCCTACTCGGAGGCCGCCGCTCTCTGAGTCGCACCCTCCTCGGCGACGGGCCGGTCCTCCTCGGAGGCCGGCCCGTCGCTCTGTTCACCACGTAGCAGGATGCAGTCCGCTGAGGACGGCGAGCATCCGCTCGCGCAGCGCATCGGCCCGCTGGGCCAGCGCTCGCTGGCGCCGCACGTACTCCGCCTTCCCGGCGGGCGTCTCGATCGCCACGACCCCGTAGCCCAGGCCCCGGACGTCGTACGGGCTCGCCTCCATGTCGAGCACCCGGGTGTCCCGGGCGTGCTCGAAGCAGTCCAGCACGAGGGACGAGGGCATCAGCGGGGTGAGCTTCATGGCCCACTTGTAGAGGTCCATCCCCACATGGAGGCACGCCGGGTTGTCGTTCTCGACCTGCGTCGCGCGGGTGGGCTCGAAGGCGTTTCGCGGTGCGGCCGACGGGGTGAAGAAGCGGAAGGCGTCGAGGTGGGAGCACACCAGGTTCTCGCGCTCCACGACGGCGTCGGTCTCGGCCGCCGTGAGCCGGAGGGGCAGGTCCTCGTGGCGCTGACCGCCCTCGGGGACCCGGTGCACCATCGCCCATTCGTGGAGCCCGAAGCAGCCGAACTCGGGCCTGCGGCGGGACAGCGACGAGGCGGAGAGCAGCCGCGTCATGAAGCCCAGGGCGTCTCCGCGCTCCGAGAGGTACCGCGCGACGTCGGCCCTGCGCAGTGCCGGTCTCCCTGCCGAGTCGACGTACCAGGAACGATGTCCCGCCTCGTCCACGTCGACGATCAGGCTCGTGCCGTCCGCTCCGATGTCCGCGGCCGCGTCATACGAGACCGCCCAGCCCGGATGCCAGCGCCGCAGCCTCGCCGCGGAGAAGGGGTAGTAGGTGAACAGGAAGTCCTCCACCGCGTGCTTCTCGCCGCGGGCCCTGCGCTCGCGATGCGCGGCGGTGAGCGCGTCGGCGCGCTCCTCGTGGGCGCGACGGGCGGCCGTCGCCCCGGCCACCGAGAGCATCGTGGTGGGCTGTCCGGTCATGTGTCGAGCCTACGGGGGCATCGCCCTTCCTCCCCAGTCCATCGTCGTGCACACCACGGGCTCGCGCGCGGCACCGACTTCTCTCCTCTCCCTACGGTGGCTGGCATCCCACGGCAGGGCGCCGTCGGGAGGAGGAGCGATGGAGATGACCGGGATCGACTTCGACTGCGTCGGCTGCGGCCGCCGCCACGAGGGGACCGACGGCACCGAGCACAGACCCTGGCCGCTGATCGAGTTCGAGGGCCCGGAGGCCTATCTGAGGATGTCGCCCTGGGAGCGTCTGTTCCGCAGCCGTTCCACCGAGGAGCTGTGCCTCATCGACAACGGCCGCTCGGTGGACTGCTACTTGAGCGGCTTCCTGTCGCTGCCGGTCCGGGGCGAGCAGGCGCTGCTCGTGCTCCAGCCATGGGTCAGGGTTGACGAGAGGGACTATCTGGACCTCGTCGAGCACTGGGAGCAGCCCGCGCACCGCGGGGAGTACTGCGGCACGCTCGCCAGCCGGCTCCCCGGGCACCCCGACTCGCTGTCGGTGCCGGTGCGGGTGACCGCTCCGGGTGGGCTGCCTCCGATCATCGTTCCGGAGACGGGCTCCGACCACCCGCTGGTGACGGAGGCGAGGGAGGGCGTCAGCCGCCAGGAGGCGGAGCTGCGCCTGCGCTCGATGATGCTGGAGGACCCGAGGCGCTGAGCAGCGGCCCCTGGCGCTCAGTCCTCGTCGAAGGCGGAACCGGCTGCGGACGCCGGCCCGCCCGGCTCCGACAGCAGCTCGCGCACGCGCGGGATGACCTCGGTCCCGTAGAGCCTGATCGACTCCATGAGCTGCTCGTGCGGCATGGGGCCGCTGGCGTACTTCAGGTCGAAGCGGTTCACGTCCAGGGCGCGCATCGTCGCGGCGATCTTGCGCGCCACCGTCTCCGGCGAGCCGACGTACAGAGCGCCGTGCTGCACCTCGCCGTCGAACTCGGCGACGCCGGCGGGGCCCCAGCCGCGCTCGCGACCGATCTCCGTGCGGTTGTGGATCCAGTGCGGGGCCAGCTGGTCGCGGGCCGTCGTGTCATCGGCGGCGATGTGGCCGGGGGAGTGCACGCCGACGGGCAGGCGAGGATTGCCGAGCTTCTGAGTGGCCTCGTGGAAGAGCTGCACGTAGGGCGCGAAGCGCTGCGCCGGACCGCCGATGATCGCGAGCATCAGCGGCAGGCCGTGACGGGCGGCCCGTACCACCGAGTTCGGGCTCCCACCCACGGCGACCCAGGTGGGCAGCGCCCGCTCGAGCGGCGGGAAGAGGGACTGGTCCTTCAGCGGGGGCCGGGTCGCGCCGGTCCAGGTGATCGGCTCCCCGGTGATCGCTGTGGCGAGCAGATCCAGCTTCTCCTCGAAGAGCTCCTCATAGTCCTGCAGGGCGAAGCCGAACAGCGGGAAGGACTCGGTGAAGGACCCGCGCCCGACGGTCAGCTCGGCGCGGCCCTCCGAGAGCGCATCCAGTGTCGAGAAGCGCTCGACGACGCGCAGCGGGTCGTCGGAGCTGAGCACGATCACCGCGGTCCCCAGGGTGATCCGCTCGGTGCGCGAGGCGAGCGCCGCGAGCACGACGTCCGGCGCGCTGACGGCGAAGTCGGGTCGGTGGTGCTCGCCGATGGAGAAGTGGTCGATGCCCACCTGGTCGGCGAGCTCGCCCTGAGCCACCACGTCCCGCAGCACCTGGGAGGCGGGGACGGCCTTCCCGGCGCCATCGACGGTCACGTCGCCGAAGGTGTCGAGGCCGAAGGTGAGGGACTGCGGGTCGAGGGTCATCTGCGCTCCTGCCAAAGACGGTTGAGGATTCAATCATATGTCGGTGCGGTGTCCTTGTCCACCGACGAGGACGTCCCAGCATCGTGGCGGTGAGGATCACCAGGAGGACCCCGACCGTGGTCATGTACAGGATCGAGGGGACGGCCCGATAGATCAGCGTCGGTTCGCCCTGTCGGCCTGTGCCACGTGTGACACGCCGCAGATCGCTTCCGGGCCATGGGGAGTTCTCCCCGTGGCGGGAGAGGCCACGCCTGCCTAGGATCACGGTGACGGCGGATGACGCGCGCCACGGCGGCGCGCGACACGAGGGCGAGGGGGGCGGCGATGACATTTCTCGGGGCGGACACGGACCAGGTGCGCGACCACGGCGAGCGGATCCGAAGCGGAGGTCGACGGCTCGAGGAGCTGATCCAGGCGGTGGACGGGACGGTCCGCTCCGTCGAGTGGATCGGCGCCGATGCGGACGCTTTTCTCCAGCTGTGGGAATCGCAGGTCCGCAACCGAGGTGCAGAGGCCTGTGAACGCCTCGAGCAGCGCGCCGTTCTTCTCGAGGAGGAGGCGGACGGCCAGGACACCTGCAGCGACGATGGATCGAGCGGGGGCTCGGGAGAACGCGGAGGCGGGGGTGGTCGAACTCCCTGGGATGTCTTCGGGGAGTGGCTGGAGGACTACGAACCGAAGGAGAGCGACGGATTCTTCGGCGACCTTCTCGGCGGACCGGAATCCGGGATGCTGGGCAACATCGCCTGGAACTCTCTCGGGGCCGGGGTCGACGTGACGAGCATGATCCCTGGTATCGGACTTCCCGGGACGATCGCCGGTCTCGCGATGGACATCCCGTCGATCGGCATCGGGATGTACGACATGGCTCAGAGCTTCCAGGACGGGGAGCTGTTCGGCACGATGGACGGTGCGGTCACCGCCGGCATCAACACGCTCGACACGGCAGCCGGGATTCTCAGCGTCATCCCGTACACCGCACCAGTCGGCGAGGTGGCCGGGATCTTCACCTCGGGAGCGGATGCGCTCTGGTCCGGCGCGACCGTGGCGGCGCAGCTCGACGCGATCAACGGCGGCGACCACGGTGGATCCACCTCACGTTTCCTCCTCGAGCAGGCTGGTGTCGACACAGGTGCGCTGGACTACGCAGACGACCTGTTCGGACGGGGCTCCGAGGCGGTGCGTGACGCGGTGCCGATCATCGACCCGATGATCGACAGCTCGCAGCTGGCGGTGGAGTCGATCATCCCTCAGGGAGCGCAGCAGATGATCGAGGGCGGCGCCACTGTCGTCAACGATGCTCTGGACTCCGTGCTCCCATGGTGACCAGCGGCTGGACGCGAGACGGCCTGGCGTGACCTCAGTCGACCGAACCGCTCGGGTCCAGGAGTGAGAGGGCGAGCTCTCGCAGCTCTGACGCGGAGACGACCACTGCTTCCAGCGTCGCTGCGTCATCCGCCTCGCGGAGGACCACGCTTCCGTGCTCGCCGACGGCGACGGAGAGGTCGCTGCGCACTCGTTCCTGTCGATCCTCGAGGGTGATCCGGCACCGTTGCTGCGCGCTCGTGAGGAGAGGACCCAGGGTCGGATCCTGTTCGAGGTCCTGCCAGGATCCTGAGACCAGCTCGCCAGGTGCGGCGCTCACCGGCGTGATCCCCTCAGGGTCGATGCGGGCCACGATCGCGTCGGCCGCATGATCCAGGTCGCTCATGAGGAAGCGGTGCAGGCCGTCCTGCGAGGTCAGCTCGTGCATGACGCTGAGGTCCGCATCGATGAACACTCTCAGGGTCATGGAGGGCTCGCCCGCGGGGCTGGCGATGCGAAGTGCCCGTCGGGCCAGCGCGCGCCGGGCGAGGATGCCCGACAGGAGCGCGCTCGGCGTGAAGCTCTCAGCGGCCGCACCCGGCTCCCTCCCTTCGATCGCCGCCATGACCTGCTCGGTGCTGACTCCGCCGCGGACGATCAGCGAACGAAGCGCCGCCACGCGGACCTCGTCCCTCGAATATGCCGGGAAGGCCTTCTCCCGAGCGGTGACCCACGGGAGGTCGAAGTGCTCGAGGTCCTCGGCACCGACGAGGGCGAGGATCTCCTCGTCAGTGAGGCCTGAGATGCCACGCAGCTCTCCGGAGGCATGCTCGGCCAGAGCTCCTGCCGCCATGATCGTGCGCTTGTGCAAGTCGTCGACGGATGTGGTCATGGTGTTCCCCCTGGGGTCCGTGCCGGTCCGACGTCGAGCCTATGCCGTTCCGTGCGCCGCCGTCATCGTGGGCCGAGATCTCCGCTCAGCCATCGGCGGTGGGCGTCGATCGCGGCGCGGGTGGGCCGCGCCGCGCCACGGAGTCCTGGGCCATGGTCCGAGGTGCGCTCGCCGCGCCGCATCGCCGAGCGGGCCGCTGTGATCGGGGCACCGATCCGTCGGCCGTCGCGGAGCACGACCATCGTCTGCCCCTGGTGGATCCATCCCTCATCGACCTCGATGAGAGCGATGTCCTGCCAGGGGAGACGGCGTGTGCGCAGCGGCGTGCGGATCTCGATGCCCGAGGTGGTGACGGTGAACCGAGGACGCTGTGCGAGGACCACGAGCACGACGACGACGAGCAGGAAGGGCAGCGACAGACCCAGGGCCGCCCACCCCCATGGTGACGGGCCTCCCTCGGCGACCAGCAGAGCCACGGCTCCGGGCCCCACCATGAGCACGATCCCGACGCCGACGGCGATCAGCAGAATCCGGGCCCAGAGAGCGGGCCGGGCCGTGTAGAGGATCTGGGCGGGAGGTGCGGCAGGCGTCATCGGGCGGTGACCTCACTGTTCGGGGACGCGCATCATCCTCGCATGGTGCCCCTCCACCGACGGCCGAGCGACGACGACCTAGACTGGCGCGCATGCGCATCGCCAGATTCACCACCGGTGACGACCCCATGTACGGCATCGTCCAGGAGAAGGACGGCCGGGACATGGTCTACGGAATCACCGGGGACCCCCTGTACACGGAGATCCGTCCCACCGGCACGATCGTGCCCCTGGAGGACGTCCGCCTGCTCGCCCCCGTCATCCCGCGCTCGAAGGTGGTGTGCGTGGGCCGGAACTACGCCGCTCACGCCGCCGAGCTCGGCAACGAGGTGCCCGATCAGGCGCTGTTCTTCCTCAAGCCCAACACCGCCGTCGTCGGCCCCGGCGACCCCGTGGTGATGCCGGGCTACTCCGAGGAGGTCAGCCTCGAGGCCGAGCTCGCCGTGGTCATCAAGCGGATGGCCAAGGATCTCGCCCCGGAGCAGGTCGCGGACCACGTGCTCGGCTACACCTGCGCCAACGACCTCACCGCGCGGGACGCCCAGCGCGAGGAGAGCCAGTGGTTCCGCGCCAAGGCCTTCGACACCTCGTGCCCGATCGGCCCCTGGATCGAGACGGATCTGGATGTCGCCGGCCTCTCGATCTCCAGCTCGGTCGACGGCGAGACGGCCCAGGAGGGCAGCACGGCGGACATGATCCGCTCCGTCGCCGACCTCGTCGCCGAGATCTCCGCCGTCGTCACGCTGCTGCCCGGCGATCTCGTGCTCACCGGCACGCCCGCCGGAGTCCGCACCGTCCCCGCCGGCGCCACCGTCGACATCACCATCGAGGGCATCGGCACCCTGTCCAATCCGATCGTGCGCCGCTGAGCCGCCGCATCACCGACCGCCCACCTCGCTTCACACCCCAGGAGTCCTCCGCGTGACCACCGCCCCCGCCCCGAGCACCACCACGACCGACGAGGTCCGGGTCAGGTTCTGCCCGAGCCCCACCGGCACCCCGCACGTCGGCATGGTGCGCACCGCCCTGTTCAACTGGGCGCACGCCCGTCATCACGGCGGCAAGCTCGTCTTCCGCATCGAGGACACCGACGCCGCGCGCGACAGCGAGGAGTCCTACCACCAGCTGCTCGATGCGATGCGCTGGCTCGGCATCGACTGGGACGAGGGCGTCGAGAGGGGCGGGCCCGACGGCCCGTACCGTCAGTCCGAGCGCTCGGACATCTACCAGGACGTCATCGAGAAGCTGAAGGCCTCCGGCCACATCTACGAGTCCTTCTCCACCGCCGAGGAGATCGTCGAGCGCCACAAGGCCGCGGGGCGCGACCCGCAGCTCGGCTACGACGGCCACGACCGAGACCTCACCGACGAGCAGAAGGCGGCCCTGCGCGCCGAGGGCCGCGAGCCCACCTGGCGCCTGCGCATGCCCGACGAGGACATCACCTTCACCGACATGGTGCGCGGCGAGATCACCTTCAAGGCCGGCACCACCCCGGACTTCGTGGTGGTGCGCGCCAACGGGAAGCCGTTGTACACGCTGGTGAACCCGATCGACGATGCGCTCATGCGGATCACCCACGTGCTGCGCGGCGAGGACATCCTGTCCTCCACGCCGCGGCAGATCGCGCTGTACCGCGCCCTGATCGAGATCGGCGTCGCCGAGCGCGTGCCCGAGTTCGGGCACCTGCCCTACGTGATGGGAGAGGGCAACAAGAAGCTCTCCAAGCGTGATCCCCAGGCGGACCTCTTCCTCTACCGGGAGCAGGGCTTCGTCCCCGAGGGCATGGTCAACTACCTGGCCCTGCTCGGCTGGGGCTTCAGCGCCGACGAGGACATCTTCAGCCGCGAGCAGCTCATCGAGCGCTTCGACGCCTCGGACGTCAACCCGAACCCGGCGCGCGTGGACCTCAAGAAGGCCACCGCGATCAACGCCGACCACATCCGTCTGCTGCCCGAGGCGGAGCTCGCCGAGCGCCTGCTGCCCTACCTCCAGTCCGGCGGGGTGCTCGGGGAGGAGATCAGCGAGGAGCAGCGAGCCCTTGTCGCCGCCGCCACCCCGCTGGTCCAGACCCGCATGAACCTGCTGGGGGAGGCCCCCGACCTCATGGGCTTCCTGTTCGTGGCCGACGAGGACCTGGAGGTCCAGGAGGACGCGCTGAAGAAGCTGGGCGACGACCCGGCCGCGGTGCTCGAGCGTGCGATCACGGAGATCGAGGCGCTGCCCGAGGGCTCCTTCGCCGCTCCCGCGCTCGAGGAGGCGCTCCGCGCCGCGATCATCGACGAGATGGGCATCAAGCCGCGCCTGGCCTTCGGGCCGCTGCGCAGCGCGCTCTCGGGGCGTCGGATCTCCCCTCCGCTGTTCGAGTCGATGGAGCTGCTCGGCAGGGAGTCGACCATCGTGCGGCTGCGCTCCCTGAGGGACCGGCTCTCCGCCGAGGCCTGAGCTGACGGGCGCTGTGGGGCGGCGTGCTCAGCCTCACAGCGCTCAGGGTCCCTCTCGCTTTGTCTTGTCGGGGAAGACCCGGTAGAGTCTTACCTCGGCACGGCAAGGAAGTTCGGCCCGGAAAGTCCCCGGAATCCATTCGGGAAACGGCACGGGAAGAATGGAAAAACGTGTTCTCACCATGGGGTATGGTGTAATTGGCAACACAGCGGTTTCTGGTACCGTC is part of the Brachybacterium ginsengisoli genome and encodes:
- a CDS encoding trypsin-like serine peptidase, coding for MRTPLLARSTRTLGGVALAAVLTLGGAGLASADGPDTDRAAVPASSQASAHGYWTSERMEEAQPADELVPGEGDASPDVEVGSPLTVPGQNAANPDAKGKPEGKGKPAPQPAAGAKDTVGKVFFTQGGVDYVCSGNAVASGNGSTVATAGHCVNDAGTWATNWVFVPGYDHGSAPYGTWAATDLVSTDQWVQQEDISYDVAFAKVVPESGSGTLEGTVGTTGIAFNQARGQHYTSYGYPAASPFDGQSLESCSGTASDDTLGGTLSQGIPCNMTGGSSGGPWFLDNGAQNSVNSFGYNTQKDVMYGPYYGADAQDAYSEAAAL
- a CDS encoding 3-methyladenine DNA glycosylase; protein product: MTGQPTTMLSVAGATAARRAHEERADALTAAHRERRARGEKHAVEDFLFTYYPFSAARLRRWHPGWAVSYDAAADIGADGTSLIVDVDEAGHRSWYVDSAGRPALRRADVARYLSERGDALGFMTRLLSASSLSRRRPEFGCFGLHEWAMVHRVPEGGQRHEDLPLRLTAAETDAVVERENLVCSHLDAFRFFTPSAAPRNAFEPTRATQVENDNPACLHVGMDLYKWAMKLTPLMPSSLVLDCFEHARDTRVLDMEASPYDVRGLGYGVVAIETPAGKAEYVRRQRALAQRADALRERMLAVLSGLHPATW
- a CDS encoding DUF2199 domain-containing protein, which produces MEMTGIDFDCVGCGRRHEGTDGTEHRPWPLIEFEGPEAYLRMSPWERLFRSRSTEELCLIDNGRSVDCYLSGFLSLPVRGEQALLVLQPWVRVDERDYLDLVEHWEQPAHRGEYCGTLASRLPGHPDSLSVPVRVTAPGGLPPIIVPETGSDHPLVTEAREGVSRQEAELRLRSMMLEDPRR
- a CDS encoding LLM class flavin-dependent oxidoreductase encodes the protein MTLDPQSLTFGLDTFGDVTVDGAGKAVPASQVLRDVVAQGELADQVGIDHFSIGEHHRPDFAVSAPDVVLAALASRTERITLGTAVIVLSSDDPLRVVERFSTLDALSEGRAELTVGRGSFTESFPLFGFALQDYEELFEEKLDLLATAITGEPITWTGATRPPLKDQSLFPPLERALPTWVAVGGSPNSVVRAARHGLPLMLAIIGGPAQRFAPYVQLFHEATQKLGNPRLPVGVHSPGHIAADDTTARDQLAPHWIHNRTEIGRERGWGPAGVAEFDGEVQHGALYVGSPETVARKIAATMRALDVNRFDLKYASGPMPHEQLMESIRLYGTEVIPRVRELLSEPGGPASAAGSAFDED
- a CDS encoding WXG100 family type VII secretion target: MTRATAARDTRARGAAMTFLGADTDQVRDHGERIRSGGRRLEELIQAVDGTVRSVEWIGADADAFLQLWESQVRNRGAEACERLEQRAVLLEEEADGQDTCSDDGSSGGSGERGGGGGRTPWDVFGEWLEDYEPKESDGFFGDLLGGPESGMLGNIAWNSLGAGVDVTSMIPGIGLPGTIAGLAMDIPSIGIGMYDMAQSFQDGELFGTMDGAVTAGINTLDTAAGILSVIPYTAPVGEVAGIFTSGADALWSGATVAAQLDAINGGDHGGSTSRFLLEQAGVDTGALDYADDLFGRGSEAVRDAVPIIDPMIDSSQLAVESIIPQGAQQMIEGGATVVNDALDSVLPW
- a CDS encoding PH domain-containing protein; this translates as MTPAAPPAQILYTARPALWARILLIAVGVGIVLMVGPGAVALLVAEGGPSPWGWAALGLSLPFLLVVVVLVVLAQRPRFTVTTSGIEIRTPLRTRRLPWQDIALIEVDEGWIHQGQTMVVLRDGRRIGAPITAARSAMRRGERTSDHGPGLRGAARPTRAAIDAHRRWLSGDLGPR
- a CDS encoding fumarylacetoacetate hydrolase family protein, which gives rise to MRIARFTTGDDPMYGIVQEKDGRDMVYGITGDPLYTEIRPTGTIVPLEDVRLLAPVIPRSKVVCVGRNYAAHAAELGNEVPDQALFFLKPNTAVVGPGDPVVMPGYSEEVSLEAELAVVIKRMAKDLAPEQVADHVLGYTCANDLTARDAQREESQWFRAKAFDTSCPIGPWIETDLDVAGLSISSSVDGETAQEGSTADMIRSVADLVAEISAVVTLLPGDLVLTGTPAGVRTVPAGATVDITIEGIGTLSNPIVRR
- the gltX gene encoding glutamate--tRNA ligase — protein: MTTAPAPSTTTTDEVRVRFCPSPTGTPHVGMVRTALFNWAHARHHGGKLVFRIEDTDAARDSEESYHQLLDAMRWLGIDWDEGVERGGPDGPYRQSERSDIYQDVIEKLKASGHIYESFSTAEEIVERHKAAGRDPQLGYDGHDRDLTDEQKAALRAEGREPTWRLRMPDEDITFTDMVRGEITFKAGTTPDFVVVRANGKPLYTLVNPIDDALMRITHVLRGEDILSSTPRQIALYRALIEIGVAERVPEFGHLPYVMGEGNKKLSKRDPQADLFLYREQGFVPEGMVNYLALLGWGFSADEDIFSREQLIERFDASDVNPNPARVDLKKATAINADHIRLLPEAELAERLLPYLQSGGVLGEEISEEQRALVAAATPLVQTRMNLLGEAPDLMGFLFVADEDLEVQEDALKKLGDDPAAVLERAITEIEALPEGSFAAPALEEALRAAIIDEMGIKPRLAFGPLRSALSGRRISPPLFESMELLGRESTIVRLRSLRDRLSAEA